In Thermococcus bergensis, one DNA window encodes the following:
- a CDS encoding RNA-guided endonuclease InsQ/TnpB family protein, translating into MKRTVTVKLQPSKEQEKTLLELAQATAVIWNKINYERLKQFKEFGKIDFGTTEKETYYTFKDWVGGSTVQQLARKNAEAWRSFFSLLKKKKRGELSEWFKPQPPKFVKEENGGKLFIIPLRNDQYKIEGNTIELRRLGKFKTLEIQFKGRIHLKGKQGRLEIIYDEARRKWYAHVSYTVEERLTNGDWVKVPREPQSNLTAGIDLGVNNLIAVYVENGEAFLVNGRPLKSIAFYWQKRIAEYQSKLNKSGYKASRKLKRMHQKTKLQARHYINTAVRQTVERLYEIGVSKIVIGYPKDIARNSDKGKKQNFILSHVWRFNTVIQRLKEVAEEYSIEVVLVDEAFTSQTCPLCGQRHSNGRIFRGLFKCRGEGVVMNADLVGAFNILRKAVEKITPSLPALAGGRGNGGKTLPEGLKSPPLMGFSEAPQTSLPLARS; encoded by the coding sequence ATGAAAAGAACGGTAACAGTAAAACTCCAACCCTCAAAGGAACAAGAAAAAACTCTTCTTGAGCTAGCCCAAGCTACTGCAGTAATCTGGAATAAAATCAATTACGAGCGGTTAAAACAGTTTAAAGAATTCGGCAAGATAGACTTTGGAACAACGGAGAAGGAAACCTATTACACGTTCAAGGACTGGGTTGGTGGTTCAACAGTTCAGCAATTAGCGAGGAAAAATGCTGAAGCCTGGCGTAGTTTTTTCTCCCTCCTCAAGAAGAAAAAGAGGGGCGAACTGTCAGAATGGTTCAAACCACAGCCCCCAAAGTTCGTCAAGGAGGAGAACGGGGGAAAACTCTTCATAATCCCCCTCAGGAACGACCAGTACAAGATCGAGGGAAACACTATCGAGCTGAGGAGGCTCGGAAAATTCAAAACACTAGAAATCCAATTCAAGGGGAGGATTCACCTTAAGGGTAAACAGGGAAGGCTTGAGATTATCTACGATGAGGCAAGACGCAAGTGGTACGCTCACGTGAGCTACACGGTCGAAGAAAGACTAACTAACGGAGATTGGGTTAAAGTTCCAAGAGAGCCACAGAGCAACCTGACGGCAGGAATAGACTTGGGGGTAAACAATTTAATAGCCGTTTACGTTGAGAATGGTGAAGCTTTTCTCGTGAACGGGAGACCTCTCAAAAGCATTGCCTTTTACTGGCAAAAAAGAATAGCGGAATACCAGTCAAAACTCAACAAGTCGGGATACAAGGCAAGCAGGAAACTCAAGAGAATGCATCAGAAAACCAAACTACAGGCGAGGCACTACATTAACACTGCAGTCAGGCAGACTGTTGAAAGGCTTTACGAGATAGGCGTTAGTAAAATTGTAATTGGCTATCCAAAGGATATAGCGAGGAACTCTGATAAAGGTAAAAAGCAAAACTTCATACTCTCCCACGTTTGGAGGTTTAATACAGTAATACAAAGGCTAAAGGAAGTTGCTGAAGAGTATAGTATTGAAGTTGTGCTTGTTGATGAGGCTTTCACTTCTCAAACCTGCCCTCTCTGCGGCCAGCGCCACTCTAATGGTAGAATTTTTAGGGGTTTATTCAAGTGCCGTGGAGAGGGCGTTGTAATGAACGCTGACTTGGTTGGAGCGTTTAACATTTTGAGAAAGGCAGTTGAAAAGATAACCCCGAGCCTTCCTGCTCTTGCAGGAGGTAGGGGTAATGGGGGGAAGACCCTCCCCGAGGGGCTGAAAAGCCCTCCTCTAATGGGTTTTAGTGAAGCCCCTCAAACCTCCCTGCCGTTGGCGAGGAGCTAA
- a CDS encoding M55 family metallopeptidase yields MRAFISVDLEGMPFVVSLEHLVEKGALYNEARKIATEITLTAADALHRAGFDEVVIADSHGPMVNLLPEELPEYVYLVRGYPRPMAMVAGAEGCDVALFLGYHAKAGTAYGIFDHTYSGANVGKLELNGIEVSEFLLNGFAVGHFNIPVILVGGDKKLLEDDVEKFTPWAERVAFKEAFSRYSAISPSMKKIKKELENAVFRAVEKYKNGETKPLKLDYPVRVKLTFNNSGMADAGELLPGARRIDGKTVEFEARDIIEAYKAFQLLVFAAGGVTSLLRR; encoded by the coding sequence ATGCGTGCCTTCATATCTGTGGACTTAGAAGGGATGCCGTTTGTTGTAAGTCTGGAGCATCTGGTAGAAAAAGGCGCTCTATACAACGAGGCTCGGAAAATAGCCACGGAAATAACTTTAACCGCTGCGGATGCCCTTCACAGGGCGGGGTTTGACGAAGTGGTTATAGCTGACAGCCATGGCCCAATGGTTAACCTCCTTCCCGAGGAGCTTCCCGAATACGTTTACCTCGTTAGGGGCTATCCAAGGCCAATGGCAATGGTAGCCGGGGCTGAGGGTTGTGACGTTGCCCTTTTCCTTGGCTATCACGCAAAGGCAGGAACGGCATATGGGATTTTTGACCACACATACAGCGGTGCAAACGTTGGTAAGCTTGAGTTAAACGGCATTGAAGTTAGCGAATTTCTCCTAAACGGTTTTGCTGTGGGACATTTCAACATTCCGGTAATCCTTGTTGGAGGAGACAAGAAACTTCTTGAAGACGACGTGGAGAAATTCACTCCCTGGGCTGAGAGAGTGGCATTCAAAGAGGCATTCTCAAGGTATTCCGCTATAAGCCCAAGCATGAAGAAAATTAAGAAAGAACTTGAGAACGCCGTTTTCAGAGCTGTTGAAAAATACAAAAACGGGGAAACAAAGCCCCTAAAACTTGACTATCCGGTTAGGGTGAAACTAACCTTCAACAACAGTGGCATGGCGGACGCCGGAGAACTTCTCCCCGGGGCAAGAAGAATAGACGGAAAAACAGTAGAGTTTGAAGCAAGAGACATCATCGAGGCGTACAAAGCATTCCAGCTGCTGGTATTTGCTGCTGGCGGAGTTACATCACTACTTAGGCGCTAA
- a CDS encoding DUF257 family protein codes for MKQIELSGLPNVGMDEIKVIKLGGILNVGQVIGKVSVSETAILQKEYDRIFEQIKKDKIVNIVVGFDKYLTLLGDKKDILSTLHDVLKYVGNEKRIAFYFVDRDLLELSIPMTLPILEEGFTRVVRIEGNHRNPKFTILKSLGF; via the coding sequence ATAAAGCAGATAGAACTTTCTGGACTCCCAAATGTGGGAATGGATGAGATAAAGGTGATAAAGCTTGGGGGAATCTTGAACGTGGGACAGGTAATAGGCAAAGTCTCCGTGAGTGAAACTGCTATCCTGCAAAAAGAATACGACCGCATATTTGAGCAAATAAAAAAAGATAAAATAGTGAACATAGTCGTTGGGTTTGATAAGTATTTGACTCTCTTGGGAGACAAAAAAGACATTCTTAGTACCCTGCATGACGTTCTAAAGTACGTGGGGAATGAGAAGAGGATAGCCTTCTACTTCGTAGACAGAGATTTGTTGGAGCTTTCCATACCCATGACTCTTCCAATACTGGAAGAAGGATTCACTAGAGTTGTTAGAATTGAAGGGAATCATAGAAACCCAAAATTCACTATTCTAAAGTCTTTGGGATTTTAG
- a CDS encoding DEAD/DEAH box helicase → MYLRKDIIQPRVYQEVIYAKCKDRNSLVVLPTGLGKTLIAQMIADYRLSKYGGKVLMLAPTKPLALQHRESFLRLFNLPEEKINTLTGEIPPEKREEIWKKSVIITATPQTIENDLVVGRISLEDVVLLVFDEAHRAVGNYAYVYIAKEYMRQAKHPLILGLTASPGSDEAKIREIVKNLFIEHIEVRTENSPDVKPYVQRIKFEWVRVELPEIYKEVRKILREMLKDSLKPLAEAGLIESASPDVPKKEILKAGQIINAEMAKGNYDVGKLMFYQAKALKLHHAIELLETQGLSALRAYLKKLYEEAKMGKTKSTKELMQDQRMKKAIALLVQAKELGLDHPKLDKMKELIKEQLSKKPASKIIVFTNYRETAKKIVKELLQEQIKSMRFVGQANKENDKGLSQKKQKQILDLFSQGEFNVLVATSVGEEGLDVPEVDLVIFYEPVPSAIRSIQRRGRTGRHKPGRVVIFMAKGTRDEAYYWSSRNKEKQMISLLKKVEDMVKKEKQASLLGFVKPKEKEEKAEEVVEKGEEPEKDVYEKLPIKPIFVKKPKGIVVYVDSRELKSQVPKLLKELGAHLEVKTLDVGDYIVSEDVAIERKAANDFIQSIIDGRLFDQAKRLKEAYPRPVIIIEGELYGIRNVHPNAIRGALAALTVDWEIPVLFAKDPSEVASYIYLIAKREQEERKKEVAIRSEKKVLTLAERQRLIVEGLPYVSATLARRLLKHFGNVERVFTAKESELMQVEGIGEKIAREIRKVITAPYEEEK, encoded by the coding sequence ATGTACCTGCGTAAAGACATTATCCAGCCGAGGGTTTATCAGGAGGTAATCTACGCAAAGTGCAAAGACAGAAACAGCTTAGTTGTCCTGCCGACTGGTTTAGGTAAAACGCTGATAGCCCAGATGATTGCCGACTACAGGCTTTCTAAATATGGGGGCAAGGTTTTAATGCTGGCTCCAACAAAGCCCTTGGCACTCCAGCATAGAGAAAGCTTTTTGAGGCTTTTTAACCTCCCTGAGGAGAAGATAAACACTCTAACAGGTGAGATACCGCCCGAGAAGAGGGAGGAAATATGGAAGAAAAGCGTTATCATTACCGCTACTCCTCAAACGATAGAAAATGATCTCGTTGTTGGGAGGATTAGCCTTGAAGATGTTGTCCTGCTCGTTTTTGATGAAGCACATAGAGCTGTGGGGAACTATGCTTACGTTTACATAGCCAAGGAATACATGAGACAGGCAAAGCATCCCCTAATTTTGGGTCTTACGGCTTCTCCTGGGAGTGATGAGGCAAAGATTCGTGAGATTGTTAAGAACCTCTTTATAGAGCACATTGAGGTCAGAACCGAGAACTCTCCCGATGTTAAACCTTACGTCCAAAGGATAAAGTTTGAATGGGTTAGGGTTGAGCTGCCGGAGATTTACAAAGAAGTTAGAAAAATTCTAAGGGAAATGCTCAAAGATTCGTTGAAGCCTTTGGCTGAGGCAGGGCTTATCGAGAGCGCTTCTCCAGATGTTCCGAAAAAAGAAATTCTCAAAGCAGGGCAGATAATAAACGCCGAGATGGCAAAGGGCAACTATGATGTAGGAAAACTCATGTTTTACCAGGCAAAAGCCCTGAAGCTCCACCATGCAATAGAACTCCTTGAAACTCAGGGTTTATCAGCTTTGAGGGCTTACCTTAAGAAACTATATGAAGAGGCCAAGATGGGAAAGACGAAATCAACAAAAGAGCTGATGCAGGATCAAAGAATGAAGAAAGCAATAGCCCTTCTCGTTCAGGCAAAGGAGCTCGGGCTCGACCATCCAAAGCTCGATAAGATGAAAGAACTTATTAAAGAGCAATTAAGCAAGAAACCTGCCTCAAAGATAATCGTCTTTACAAATTACAGGGAAACTGCAAAAAAGATCGTAAAGGAGCTCCTTCAAGAGCAAATAAAGAGCATGCGTTTCGTGGGGCAGGCTAATAAAGAAAATGACAAAGGTTTAAGCCAGAAGAAGCAAAAGCAGATTTTGGACCTCTTCTCTCAGGGAGAATTCAACGTTCTCGTTGCCACAAGCGTTGGGGAAGAAGGTCTGGATGTTCCCGAGGTAGATTTGGTTATCTTCTATGAGCCGGTTCCTTCCGCTATAAGAAGCATCCAGAGAAGAGGAAGAACCGGAAGGCATAAGCCCGGAAGAGTTGTCATCTTTATGGCAAAGGGTACAAGAGATGAAGCTTACTACTGGAGTTCCCGCAATAAGGAGAAGCAGATGATCTCTCTCTTAAAGAAGGTGGAGGATATGGTTAAAAAAGAAAAACAAGCCTCTCTCTTAGGTTTTGTAAAGCCGAAGGAGAAGGAGGAAAAAGCTGAGGAAGTTGTCGAAAAGGGGGAAGAGCCAGAGAAAGATGTGTATGAAAAGCTTCCTATAAAGCCTATTTTTGTGAAAAAGCCGAAAGGGATTGTAGTTTATGTTGATTCACGCGAGCTTAAGAGCCAGGTTCCAAAATTGCTGAAAGAACTTGGCGCCCATTTAGAAGTCAAAACCCTCGATGTTGGGGATTACATAGTGAGTGAGGATGTGGCTATAGAGAGAAAAGCCGCTAATGATTTTATCCAGTCAATAATAGATGGCAGGCTTTTTGATCAGGCAAAGCGTTTAAAAGAGGCCTATCCCAGACCGGTCATTATTATCGAAGGAGAGCTCTACGGAATTAGGAACGTGCACCCAAATGCTATTAGAGGTGCCTTGGCTGCTTTAACTGTAGACTGGGAGATCCCAGTTCTTTTCGCTAAAGACCCAAGTGAAGTTGCCAGTTACATTTACCTCATAGCCAAGCGTGAACAGGAGGAGAGAAAGAAGGAAGTGGCCATTAGAAGTGAGAAGAAGGTCCTAACATTAGCTGAAAGGCAGAGGTTGATTGTTGAGGGGCTGCCCTATGTGTCAGCAACCTTAGCAAGAAGGCTCCTTAAACATTTCGGGAACGTGGAGAGGGTTTTCACGGCAAAAGAGAGCGAATTAATGCAGGTGGAAGGAATTGGAGAAAAAATCGCCAGAGAGATAAGAAAAGTCATAACAGCACCATACGAAGAAGAAAAATAG
- a CDS encoding DUF134 domain-containing protein, translating to MPRGMGWGRGRRRKMRFIGFIPEVRHFYPAKPPFGPPQPPIFMTYEEFEALRLVDYEGLTQEEAGQRMGVSRGTVWRALSSARKKVAQMLVEGRELIILAQGNEVPKVESSKEPDISDEDSF from the coding sequence ATGCCGCGAGGAATGGGGTGGGGAAGAGGAAGAAGGCGAAAAATGAGGTTTATAGGGTTCATACCTGAGGTTAGACATTTTTATCCTGCCAAGCCCCCTTTTGGCCCTCCACAACCTCCGATTTTTATGACTTATGAGGAATTTGAAGCGCTGAGACTTGTGGACTACGAGGGCTTAACGCAGGAGGAAGCCGGGCAGAGGATGGGGGTTTCTAGAGGCACGGTTTGGAGGGCTTTAAGCTCTGCAAGAAAAAAGGTAGCCCAGATGCTTGTTGAGGGGAGGGAGCTAATAATCCTTGCACAGGGAAATGAAGTTCCAAAAGTGGAGTCATCTAAGGAGCCAGATATTTCCGACGAAGACTCGTTTTAA
- a CDS encoding radical SAM protein: MTCKICGYESEEISKSIGVCVNCLRKNPKEALKIAHKSHQKWRKLIGLPLKPPKEGIKCSICVNECKIPEGSSGYCGIIWNKRGRLIPITGNFDRAYLHWYLDPHPTNCVAGPVCPEKEHRGFYNLAVFFAGCNLDCLFCQNIEHKYMIKNGSIDPFEGILIGSKELADIAMRSRVSCVCYFGGDPTPHSPYAIKTSREVIKRAEKIGTTKRICWETNGLENPNMMREMARLSLKSGGIVKIDWKAYTPSVYEALTGINGEKALQRIKENVALITSMDNRKEPPLLVISTLVVPHYIDEEEVGGIARYLAQLDPDIPYILLAFAPQHLMHDIPNTSKKQMENVYNAAKKEGLKRVFVGNIWLLR; encoded by the coding sequence ATGACATGCAAAATATGCGGATATGAATCGGAAGAGATTAGTAAATCAATCGGAGTCTGCGTCAACTGTCTACGAAAAAATCCCAAAGAAGCATTAAAAATAGCACATAAATCCCATCAAAAATGGCGGAAGCTCATAGGGTTGCCTCTTAAGCCCCCGAAAGAAGGTATTAAATGCTCAATCTGCGTAAATGAGTGTAAAATTCCAGAGGGAAGCTCTGGTTACTGCGGAATAATATGGAACAAAAGAGGGAGGCTAATCCCCATAACTGGAAACTTTGATAGAGCTTACCTCCACTGGTACCTTGATCCTCATCCAACAAACTGTGTCGCAGGGCCAGTTTGTCCGGAAAAAGAACATAGAGGATTTTACAACCTAGCGGTCTTCTTCGCTGGATGCAACTTAGATTGTCTTTTCTGCCAGAACATAGAACATAAATACATGATAAAAAACGGGAGCATAGATCCCTTTGAGGGAATTCTCATAGGCTCAAAAGAGCTGGCAGATATAGCAATGAGAAGTAGGGTCTCATGTGTGTGTTATTTTGGCGGTGACCCTACTCCACACAGTCCCTATGCAATAAAAACCTCAAGAGAAGTTATTAAAAGGGCTGAAAAAATTGGAACAACAAAGAGAATTTGCTGGGAAACAAATGGTCTCGAAAATCCAAACATGATGCGGGAGATGGCAAGGTTAAGCTTGAAAAGCGGAGGGATAGTGAAAATTGACTGGAAAGCCTATACTCCAAGTGTCTACGAAGCTCTAACAGGAATCAACGGAGAAAAAGCCCTTCAAAGGATAAAAGAGAACGTAGCACTCATAACTTCAATGGACAATAGAAAAGAGCCTCCCTTACTAGTTATAAGCACTCTTGTTGTGCCCCATTACATAGATGAGGAAGAGGTCGGTGGAATAGCGAGGTATCTTGCCCAGCTGGATCCGGATATACCCTACATCCTTCTGGCATTTGCTCCTCAACATCTAATGCACGATATTCCAAATACCAGCAAAAAACAAATGGAAAATGTGTACAATGCGGCCAAAAAAGAAGGATTAAAACGAGTCTTCGTCGGAAATATCTGGCTCCTTAGATGA
- a CDS encoding radical SAM protein, giving the protein MIAFGPVPSRRLGKSLGINNIPDKVCSYACVYCQIGKTLRMEVKRRPFYPPELIFEEVRRKVEKAEERGERIDYLTFVPDGEPTLDANLGEEIEMLKSLNIPLAILTNSSLIWREDVRNDLLKLDFVSLKLDAVTEALWRKVDRPHKTLKLDKILEGILEFRRDFKGKIVTETMLIDGINYGDELKKIAEFLRELKPDMAYIAVPTRPPWEKWVKPAREDVINMAFHVFADAIGEERVEYLIGYEGNAFAFTGNVEEDILSITAVHPMREDALRELLKKANAGWDIVEKLIAEGKLIALEYGGKRFYMRKLKSRELP; this is encoded by the coding sequence ATGATCGCCTTTGGCCCTGTGCCCTCAAGACGGTTGGGTAAAAGCCTAGGAATAAACAATATTCCCGATAAAGTCTGCTCTTATGCATGCGTTTACTGTCAGATTGGAAAAACGTTGAGGATGGAGGTCAAGAGAAGGCCTTTTTATCCTCCAGAGCTCATCTTTGAAGAGGTTAGGAGAAAAGTTGAAAAAGCTGAGGAGAGGGGAGAACGCATAGATTACCTAACCTTTGTGCCCGATGGGGAACCTACCCTCGACGCCAATTTAGGAGAAGAAATAGAGATGCTAAAATCCCTTAATATTCCATTGGCCATTTTGACAAACTCCTCCCTTATATGGAGAGAAGACGTCAGGAATGATCTCTTAAAGCTCGATTTTGTTTCTTTAAAGCTCGATGCAGTGACTGAGGCTCTGTGGAGAAAAGTGGATCGCCCACACAAGACCTTAAAACTAGACAAAATCCTTGAGGGAATCCTAGAGTTCAGAAGAGACTTCAAAGGCAAGATCGTGACTGAAACAATGCTCATAGATGGGATAAATTATGGAGATGAGCTTAAGAAAATCGCTGAGTTTTTAAGAGAGTTAAAACCGGATATGGCTTATATAGCAGTTCCCACGAGGCCACCATGGGAAAAATGGGTCAAACCAGCCAGGGAAGACGTCATTAACATGGCTTTTCATGTATTTGCCGATGCAATTGGGGAAGAAAGGGTCGAATACCTTATAGGGTATGAGGGCAATGCTTTTGCTTTCACCGGGAATGTAGAGGAGGACATACTCAGCATCACTGCAGTTCATCCAATGCGTGAGGACGCTCTGAGGGAGCTTTTGAAAAAAGCCAACGCTGGATGGGATATTGTGGAGAAGCTCATCGCAGAAGGAAAGCTCATAGCGCTGGAATACGGAGGAAAGAGATTTTATATGAGAAAATTAAAGAGCAGAGAGCTACCTTAA
- a CDS encoding nucleotide-binding protein has translation MQVAIASGKGGVGKSSVAASLIYLLKDEYSLIAVDADADAPNLDLLFGVEMWEEEKELIGAKVARINTKTCIKCGICAERCPYDCIKLTNGNYVVNELTCEGCGVCRLVCPVEGVITLEEVRSGIIRKTTTKYGFPLISAQLDVGRPNSGKLVTEEKEWAKRIMKEKGIEHMIIDSAAGIGCQVIASLGGADVAILVAEPTPASLSDVKRVYKVVQHFREPAYLIINKADLNPGFKGLYEFAEAENIPIIGEIPYDRAIPRSMTMLKPVVEAFPDSKASKALKEIAEIIKGEILR, from the coding sequence ATGCAGGTTGCGATAGCGAGCGGGAAAGGTGGCGTTGGAAAATCAAGCGTAGCTGCTTCACTCATATACCTCCTCAAAGATGAGTATTCACTAATAGCGGTTGATGCTGATGCCGACGCTCCAAACCTCGACCTGCTCTTTGGGGTTGAAATGTGGGAAGAGGAAAAAGAGCTGATAGGGGCAAAAGTGGCAAGGATAAACACCAAAACATGCATAAAATGTGGTATATGTGCCGAAAGATGTCCCTATGATTGCATAAAACTCACAAACGGAAACTATGTAGTAAATGAGCTAACTTGTGAAGGTTGTGGGGTTTGTAGACTTGTATGCCCCGTGGAAGGTGTAATAACTCTAGAGGAAGTTCGCTCAGGCATAATCAGGAAGACTACAACAAAATACGGCTTTCCCTTAATTTCCGCTCAGCTTGATGTTGGAAGACCCAACAGCGGGAAACTGGTCACGGAAGAAAAAGAATGGGCTAAAAGGATCATGAAGGAGAAAGGAATAGAGCACATGATAATTGATTCGGCAGCTGGAATAGGGTGCCAGGTAATAGCAAGCCTCGGAGGGGCGGATGTAGCAATCCTCGTAGCAGAGCCAACTCCCGCTTCATTAAGTGATGTGAAGAGGGTTTACAAGGTTGTCCAGCACTTCAGAGAGCCAGCATACCTTATAATCAACAAAGCAGACTTAAATCCGGGCTTTAAGGGATTGTATGAGTTTGCAGAGGCAGAAAACATACCAATAATTGGCGAAATCCCCTATGACCGAGCAATTCCAAGAAGTATGACAATGCTCAAGCCAGTGGTGGAAGCTTTCCCAGATTCAAAAGCTTCAAAAGCCCTAAAAGAAATCGCCGAGATTATTAAGGGAGAAATTTTAAGGTAG
- a CDS encoding nucleotide-binding protein: MQIAVSGGKGGTGKSTVAVNLAIALREYFDLALADLDVEAPNDHILLRVELQNEEPVHMFMPRFDYSKCTKCRKCAEVCEENAIITMKDGTPFLMPTLCSGCRACEIVCPVTGAILEGEKLMGHTYLTETPYGFPLVTGKLLEGEERAMPIVTAAKRRAKTLNKELLLVDTAAGTSNTVSKALEDSKLLIAVTEPTPLGLHDLTLILELAKLMGIEAWVVVNRADIGEKQRVKEIVERYNAEIVGEIPYSEAIIRSYVKGEPIVLTDSKEAGIFRNLAKKIANYLG, translated from the coding sequence GTGCAAATAGCCGTGAGTGGAGGGAAAGGAGGAACAGGAAAATCGACGGTAGCAGTTAACCTCGCGATAGCCTTGCGAGAGTATTTCGACTTAGCTCTGGCGGATTTAGACGTCGAGGCACCAAACGATCATATCCTCCTTCGAGTTGAGTTGCAAAATGAGGAACCCGTTCATATGTTCATGCCACGTTTTGACTATTCGAAGTGCACAAAGTGCAGAAAATGTGCCGAGGTTTGTGAGGAAAACGCAATAATCACAATGAAGGATGGAACACCGTTTCTAATGCCCACCTTATGCTCTGGGTGTAGGGCTTGTGAAATAGTCTGCCCAGTTACAGGAGCAATATTAGAAGGAGAAAAGCTTATGGGACACACTTACCTCACTGAGACGCCTTATGGGTTCCCTTTAGTTACCGGAAAACTGCTGGAAGGTGAAGAGAGAGCAATGCCCATTGTAACTGCAGCAAAAAGGAGGGCGAAAACCCTTAACAAGGAACTACTACTTGTGGATACTGCCGCTGGTACAAGCAACACTGTTTCCAAGGCTTTGGAAGATTCAAAGCTTCTCATAGCGGTTACTGAACCTACTCCACTTGGCCTTCATGACTTGACCCTTATCCTCGAGCTCGCCAAATTAATGGGCATAGAAGCATGGGTTGTTGTCAATAGGGCTGATATTGGAGAGAAACAGAGAGTAAAAGAGATAGTAGAAAGATACAACGCTGAGATAGTTGGGGAAATCCCATACAGCGAGGCCATTATCCGGAGTTACGTTAAAGGAGAACCCATAGTTTTAACCGATAGCAAAGAAGCGGGGATTTTCAGGAATCTTGCTAAAAAAATAGCTAATTATCTGGGGTGA
- a CDS encoding NifB/NifX family molybdenum-iron cluster-binding protein has product MRCLKVAFGMEDEKMLTEAHYGDSNFFLIYKICDDGSIELLEKRENKAKTMREEDERHGDPGKFRAIINQLEEVDVLAAFRMGPNFLRIKDKTNKVVFFTRTRDLESAIRRVVEHFEELLEEVREKKSKT; this is encoded by the coding sequence GTGAGGTGCTTAAAGGTAGCTTTTGGAATGGAAGACGAGAAAATGTTGACAGAAGCCCACTACGGAGATTCAAACTTCTTCCTTATCTACAAAATTTGCGACGACGGGAGCATTGAATTGCTGGAAAAACGGGAAAACAAAGCTAAAACGATGAGAGAAGAGGATGAGAGGCATGGTGATCCAGGAAAGTTTAGAGCTATAATCAACCAGCTGGAGGAGGTGGATGTTCTTGCAGCATTCAGAATGGGGCCAAATTTCCTTCGTATAAAAGATAAGACAAACAAAGTGGTGTTCTTTACACGAACTCGAGATTTAGAAAGTGCTATTAGAAGAGTTGTTGAGCATTTCGAAGAACTTCTGGAAGAAGTTCGAGAAAAGAAATCCAAAACATAA
- a CDS encoding NifB/NifX family molybdenum-iron cluster-binding protein, whose translation MRIAIPSATSGGLEDTIAPVFARAPAFTIVDVENGEIKNVKVIQNQAAYAGGGAGAMAVQALINEGVDTVIAPQIGPNAMGALQAAGIRYYIFPAGTPIKEAVERVIKGEVQQTGEIMPSYGPMVPANQPGNYAPTSTPPYAVPPYPAYGFGPGYGWGRGRGRGFGRGFGRGWGRGGNGWGARLGYCPRTGMPNRRNWFARFFGWW comes from the coding sequence ATGAGGATTGCAATACCAAGTGCAACCTCTGGAGGGCTGGAGGATACAATTGCCCCAGTATTCGCAAGAGCACCAGCTTTCACAATAGTCGACGTTGAAAACGGTGAGATAAAGAACGTGAAGGTAATTCAGAACCAAGCGGCCTACGCTGGTGGAGGAGCGGGTGCGATGGCAGTGCAGGCACTAATAAATGAGGGTGTTGACACTGTGATAGCCCCACAAATAGGACCTAATGCTATGGGAGCTCTTCAAGCAGCGGGAATAAGGTACTATATCTTTCCGGCAGGAACTCCAATTAAAGAAGCTGTGGAGAGAGTTATCAAAGGAGAAGTCCAGCAAACAGGAGAAATAATGCCTTCATATGGCCCAATGGTTCCTGCAAATCAACCAGGAAATTACGCTCCTACTTCAACTCCTCCTTATGCAGTCCCACCATATCCTGCTTACGGATTTGGTCCCGGTTATGGATGGGGTAGAGGTAGAGGTCGTGGCTTTGGCAGGGGATTTGGACGTGGCTGGGGAAGAGGAGGCAATGGATGGGGAGCAAGACTTGGGTACTGCCCTCGGACAGGAATGCCAAATAGAAGGAACTGGTTTGCGAGATTCTTTGGCTGGTGGTGA
- a CDS encoding NifB/NifX family molybdenum-iron cluster-binding protein, giving the protein MRIAVATVEGGLDDFVNQHFGRTPTFTIVDVENGEVKNVKVVPNPGASAPRGAGVQAAQFCIDEGVDVVIAGQFGPNSAQVLQASGIKFVSAPPTMRVEDAVRAFLRGELTQAVLGAEGGGMGRGHGMGRGRGNW; this is encoded by the coding sequence ATGCGAATAGCAGTTGCAACAGTAGAAGGAGGTTTAGATGATTTTGTCAACCAACACTTTGGGAGAACACCTACATTTACTATAGTGGATGTTGAAAATGGAGAAGTAAAGAACGTTAAAGTGGTTCCTAACCCTGGTGCAAGCGCTCCTAGAGGTGCTGGAGTTCAAGCGGCTCAGTTTTGCATAGATGAAGGGGTAGATGTTGTTATAGCTGGGCAATTTGGCCCGAATTCTGCCCAAGTACTTCAAGCTTCAGGTATAAAGTTCGTCTCAGCTCCTCCCACCATGAGGGTAGAGGACGCAGTAAGGGCTTTTCTGAGAGGAGAGTTAACCCAAGCAGTGTTGGGAGCTGAAGGCGGTGGAATGGGTAGAGGCCACGGCATGGGAAGAGGGCGAGGTAATTGGTGA